From Chloracidobacterium thermophilum B:
TCCCCCTAATTAGGGCTATATGCTCCTTAGAGCGAACAGTGGAAAGGCCGGCAAAAGTAGCTCGAACAATATTAGCTGGGTTGTTAGTACCCAGCACTTTAGTGACGGCATCGCGAACGCCAAGTACCTGCAGGACAGCCCTCACAGTTGCACCCGCAATTACGCCCTTGCCTTCCTTAGCTGGCTTGATAAGTACCTTGCCAGCACCAAACTTGCCAATAATACTATGGGGCAATGTACCGCCATTCAAGTCTACTCTGATTAGATTTTTTTTTGCTGCTTCTATCCCTTTCCTAATGGCTATGGGAACCTCTGATGCTTTCCCCTTGCCAAAACCTACGATTCCATTTCCGTCACCAACAACAACGAGGGCACTAAAGCTCATGTTTTTTCCGCCCTTCACTACCTTTGTAACCCGTTTAATCGATATAACTGAGTCTTTGAGATCAGATTCACCTGCTTCGAATAGTACTTTATTCTTCATAAGATTATCCTAAAAATCTAGACCTCCCCTACGAGCTGACTCTGCTAGCTGCTTGAC
This genomic window contains:
- the rpsE gene encoding 30S ribosomal protein S5, whose protein sequence is MKNKVLFEAGESDLKDSVISIKRVTKVVKGGKNMSFSALVVVGDGNGIVGFGKGKASEVPIAIRKGIEAAKKNLIRVDLNGGTLPHSIIGKFGAGKVLIKPAKEGKGVIAGATVRAVLQVLGVRDAVTKVLGTNNPANIVRATFAGLSTVRSKEHIALIRGKNPADL